In one Leishmania braziliensis MHOM/BR/75/M2904 complete genome, chromosome 32 genomic region, the following are encoded:
- a CDS encoding putative ribosomal protein L3 produces MSHCKFEHPRHGHLGFLPRKRSRQIRGRARAFPKDDATQKPHLTSFMVFKAGMTHIVRDVDRPGSKVNKKEVVEPVTILEAPPMVVVGIVGYRQTPVGLKTMGTVWAHHTSVEFRRRYYKNWKQSAQLAFS; encoded by the coding sequence ATGTCTCACTGCAAGTTCGAGCACCCCCGCCACGGCCATCTCGGCTTCCTTCCGCGCAAGCGCTCGCGCCAGATCCGcggccgcgcgcgcgcgttccCGAAGGACGACGCGACACAGAAGCCCCACCTCACGAGCTTCATGGTGTTCAAGGCCGGTATGACGCACATTGTGCGTGATGTTGACCGCCCTGGATCGAAGGTGAACaagaaggaggtggtggagccgGTGACGATCCTGGAGGCGCCGccgatggtggtggtcggcATTGTGGGCTACCGCCAGACCCCGGTGGGCCTGAAGACGATGGGCACCGTGTGGGCGCACCACACGAGCGTGGAGTTCCGTCGCCGCTACTACAAGAACTGGAAGCAGTCTGCGCAGCTTGCCTTCTCT
- a CDS encoding putative ribosomal protein L3 encodes MYTVARAGQHGYHHRTQLNKKIYQIGRTVAVEPNQATTTYDLTAKTITPMGGFVGYGTVRNDYVMLKGSVSGPRRRVMTLRRPMAPQTSRQLKEKIVLKFIDTSSKIGHGRFQTKKEKNQWFGPLKKDRIRREERLRKERAARAVERKAKAAKK; translated from the coding sequence ATGTACACCGTTGCGCGTGCCGGTCAGCACGGTTACCACCACCGCACGCAGCTGAACAAGAAGATCTACCAGATCGGCCGCACTGTTGCTGTGGAGCCAAACcaggcgacgacgacgtaCGATCTGACGGCCAAGACGATCACGCCCATGGGCGGCTTTGTCGGCTATGGAACGGTGCGCAACGATTACGTGATGCTGAAGGGCTCCGTGTCTGGCCCGCGCCGTCGTGTGATGACGTTGCGCCGCCCGATGGCGCCGCAGACGTCGCGccagctgaaggagaagatTGTGCTGAAGTTCATCGACACAAGCTCGAAGATCGGCCACGGTCGCTTCCAGacgaagaaggagaagaaccAGTGGTTCGGCCCGCTCAAGAAGGACCGCATCCGCCGCgaggagcgcctgcgcaaGGAGCGCGCCGCCCGTGCCGTGGAGCGCAAGGCCAAGGCCGCGAAGAAGTAA
- a CDS encoding pyrroline-5-carboxylate synthetase-like protein: protein MASADAERAADVSAMRHLAEEARAGSSALNELTGAERQAMLRAVAKALQANEARILAANREDVVAAQANAISAPLLKRLELTTSKLATLVEGILTLADMPDPIGQILSARELDNDLLLLKQTAPIGVILVVFESRPDSLPQIASLALFSGNGLLLKGGREGEHSNAVLHDVIVSAVESSTQGRVPRGVIGLVTCRADVYSLLQLDAHIDLVVPRGSNAMVQSIQRSTRIPVLGHADGICHVYVHKDADVDAALTVAIDAKLNYPAACNAAETLLLHRDLLQSPAHGTTAAQFLLQGMMEAGVSFYAGPQAIAAGLAGEPAASLHIEYGDAHMTVEVVDDLAAAIAHVNQHGSHHTDAILTADKATAAEFQRRVESACVFHNCSTRFADGFRFGLGAEVGISTARIHARGPVGVEGLLTQKWILKPIALSPQATKDGVAAAAAAASAPYATVTEFQKGERSFTHRDVTRRLQDEAAGMQLGA from the coding sequence ATGGCGTCCGCAGATGcggagagagcagcggaTGTATCGGCAATGCGGCACCTcgcagaggaggcgcgcgCCGGTTCCTCTGCCCTGAATGAACTCACCGGTGCTGAGCGACAGGCAATGCTGCGCGCGGTGGCTAAGGCACTGCAGGCCAACGAGGCCCGCATTCTCGCGGCGAACCGAGAAGACGTGGTAGCAGCCCAAGCAAACGCTATTTCAGCCCCGCTGTTAAAGCGATTGGAGCTAACGACGAGCAAGCTAGCCACGCTGGTAGAGGGCATCCTAACCTTGGCGGACATGCCAGACCCGATTGGGCAGATTCTTTCTGCTCGTGAGCTGGACAAcgacctgctgctgctcaagcagACAGCCCCGATTGGGGTGATACTAGTCGTGTTCGAGTCCCGCCCTGACAGTCTCCCGCAGATtgcttctcttgctctcttctccggAAATGGGCTTCTCCTCAAGGGTGGGCGTGAGGGGGAGCACTCgaacgcggtgctgcacgacGTAATCGTCTCGGCTGTGGAGTCCAGCACTCAGGGACGCGTGCCACGAGGGGTGATTGGGCTGGTAACGTGTCGAGCTGACGTATACAGTCTTCTACAGCTGGATGCCCACATAGACCTTGTCGTGCCTCGTGGAAGCAATGCGATGGTGCAGAGCATTCAGCGCTCCACCCGCATTCCGGTGCTGGGCCACGCTGATGGCATCTGTCATGTGTACGTGCACAAGGACGCCGACGTGGATGCAGCGCTGACCGTGGCAATCGATGCGAAGCTGAACTACCCGGCGGCGTGCAACGCGGCAGAaacgttgctgctgcaccgagATCTTCTCCAGTCCCCCGCGCACGGcaccacagcggcgcagtTCCTTCTCCAAGGCATGATGGAGGCGGGCGTGTCCTTCTACGCCGGTCCACAGGCCATCGCTGCAGGGCTGGCAGGTGAgcctgctgcttctcttcacaTCGAGTACGGCGATGCGCACATGACTGTGGAGGTTGTCGATGACTTGGCGGCGGCTATCGCACACGTGAACCAGCACGGATCGCACCACACAGACGCCATTCTGACTGCTGACAaggccaccgcagcagagTTTCAGCGGCGAGTCGAGAGCGCCTGTGTGTTCCACAACTGCTCTACTCGCTTTGCAGACGGGTTCAGGTTCGGCCTCGGGGCGGAGGTAGGAATCAGTACCGCCCGTATTCACGCTCGCGGTCCTGTCGGCGTCGAAGGGCTGCTAACCCAGAAGTGGATCTTGAAGCCGATAGCGTTGTCGCCTCAGGCGACGAAAGACGgtgttgctgcagctgcagctgcagctagCGCGCCGTACGCGACAGTGACGGAGTTCCAGAAAGGGGAGCGCTCCTTCACTCATAGGGATGTCACCCGGAGGCTTCAGGACGAAGCGGCTGGGATGCAATTGGGCGCATGA